DNA from Synechococcus elongatus PCC 6301:
AACCGAGAAACAGTTTTGGCAGTTGCCCGGCGTCTATTCCACAGCGGTGGGCTACGCTGGCGGCCTAACGCCCAACCCCAACTATCGTGAGGTCTGCAGCGGCATGACCGGTCATAACGAAGTTGTGCGGGTGGCCTACGATCCCGATCGCATCAGCTATGCCGACCTACTCAAAGCCTTTTGGGAAAGCCATGATCCCACCCAAGGGATGGGTCAAGGACCCGATCGCGGCACACAGTATCGCTCTGGCATTTACTGCTACACGCCCGAGCAAAAGCAGATTGCGCTGGCTTCTCAAGCAGCCTATCAAGCAGTCTTAAAAGCCAAGGGCTACGGTGCTATCACCACTGAGATCATTGACGCGCCGACCTTCTACTTTGCAGAGGAGTACCACCAGCAGTACCTCGATAAACCTGGCAGTCGTCCATACTGCGGTGCCCAACCCACCGGCGCTGACCTGCCCCATCCCAATCAGTGGAATCTGCCGACTGAACTCCAGTCACACCTCACTGCTCATCCCGAAGTTTGGTCGAAAAACTTTGCGGAATGCCCCG
Protein-coding regions in this window:
- the msrA gene encoding peptide-methionine (S)-S-oxide reductase MsrA — protein: MFGLFGKKTGLPTPEEALPGRAQAMLVPAKHFVLGTPLDGPFPVGIQLALFGNGCFWGTEKQFWQLPGVYSTAVGYAGGLTPNPNYREVCSGMTGHNEVVRVAYDPDRISYADLLKAFWESHDPTQGMGQGPDRGTQYRSGIYCYTPEQKQIALASQAAYQAVLKAKGYGAITTEIIDAPTFYFAEEYHQQYLDKPGSRPYCGAQPTGADLPHPNQWNLPTELQSHLTAHPEVWSKNFAECPVVPL